The DNA sequence tattattctttttgctGCACagaatattaattacattttctaataaaaagcTGGAAGCTTTGAGAGaagcatttctatttattttgtgacaCTTTCATCAAAACATTATAAGGTAACTTCTCCAATGCACATAAATTGGTCCAGTAAGTCACCCTAGGTTTTTagaaatcctattttttttaattgaagtttcAGATAAGAGAGTAGTAGTTTTTGGAGAAGTTGGTGGGAGCAgtagggttttaaaaaattatttttccccaaGTATAAGTATACTTTGTATCAGTATAcctaatttatgaaaatattataaatgctaACCATATGGgtgagagttttgtttttatgcaaatattttcagaatacagtTTAAAAACAGTCGTTGTACTTCTTTTCAGAATTCAGTTCTTTATATCTCTTTGAATTCCATGTATTCACCACGTGCAAAAGATGAAACCCAAACAAATTTTTTTGTAGAAGGAGATTTAAATTACTCCTACATAGTTTTTCTTATGGTTTGCAGCTGAATCAAATTGATAGTTGGATTTGCTTTTCAGGACATCTTTTCACATTCATTTTGATTGAATGACTATTTTAAGGACATCAGCAGAAACTAAAAAATCAAGAATGATTATAATCTGaagaatattgatttttctttttttgttatttctttggtactgaggattgaacacaggaggtGTTTACCGCTAAGCTACATTcttagtgctttttattttttgagacagggtcctgctaagttgccaaggctggcctcaaacttgggatcctactACCTCCGCCTCTGGAGTTGCAAGCATGAGACCATGCTCatctatgaaaatgttttctttaaagaatgtaatttatttgaaatgtgtAATAATCAAATTGTTAACATAAGCTAAGAAAAATTAGTATTTGAGTCAgatgaaaaattattatatacagGGTACACTTTCAGTTTAGTTATAATGTTAAAAGTGTTAGGCTTATTTTTGTCAGCATTGCTAAAACTCATTCTTACATGTCCAGTTTTAAGTAACTAATAAAAGTGGATTATCTTTTTGTTTAGAAGTGTACCCAAGGTGTTTTAAGATAGTCCAGTTTTTGAAGACTTGTTTGGCCATGAAGCTTATTAATAGaaactttttgcttttctttatccAAAGGTTTAGGCTATGCTGATGTTGAGAACCGGGTGCCATGTAAACCAGAGACAGTTATGAGAAttgccagcatcagcaaaagcctCACCATGGTTGCTCTTGCCAAATTGTGGGAAGCAGGGAAACTGGATCTTGATGTTCCAGTACAACATTATGTTCCTGAATTCCCAGAAAAAGAATATGAAGGTGAAAAGGTAGTGAAATTCACAGTTCAGTGTATTAATTGGCTTGTTAAATGGTTTATGCtggaatttatatttgaaatgtttcataGGACTCTTTGCTTTGATTTTAGTTACTGTTACTGGattaagttgtgtgtgtgtgtgtgtgtgtgtgtgtgtgtgtgtgtgtgtgtttttaatttgtatttttctgatacTTGAGGTTCAGGATCTATATGTGACCTTTTTCCAGCAGGAGTTCAAAGTGGAAAATATTACTGAGGCATTCATTCCCAGACTGTTAACTTGTTATTGTACAGTTTAATATTgtaattgaatttttatgtttttacaatTAGGTTTCTGTCACAACAAGATTGCTAATATCCCACTTAAGTGGAATTCGTCATTATGAAAAGGACatgaaaaaggtgaaagaagAAAAGGCTTATAAAGCCTTGAAGATGATGAAAGGAACAATGGCATCTGAtcaagaaaaagaattgaaagaaaaaggaagcaaaagtAATGAAAAGAATGACTTTTCTAAAGCTAAATCAGAACAGGATAATGAATCCAAATGTCGGAAacatggcaagaaaaaaaatgattttgaacaaggtgaattatatttgaaagaaaagttcGAAAATTCAATTGAatctctaaaattatttaaaaatgatcctTTGTTCTTTAAACCTGGTGAGTGTTCATTTCTTCTCTTAACAAAGTCATTATTGTTAAAGTGTTAGATTTTCAGGAAATCCAAAATTTCTTTCATCCTGAGTACATTCAGTGGGCTGATGGTGGTTGTATGAACCAGTCCAGTGCCTCtgtttttctgggtttttaaaattatttttaaaatttgttctttttagttatacatgatagtagaattgGAAAGACAGTGCCTCCCTTTTTGTTTGTACTTCCTAACAAAGGCTGGCATCCAGGCAGGTGATTATCTAGATTTAGCCTCATGGAAGGATTTGCAACCACTTAGAGGAGTCTCAGTATCAAGATGTTCATGGAGAATATTGGAATTATTGTTCCCCAAATATAACCTGGACCAAAGTAAAAAGGATAATGTGTGACTAATAGGAATATTTAAATTTAGTTAGAATTTAACgtttagttaaaattaaattgctgggggctggggttgtggttcagtggtagagcgcttgcctagcatgtgcgaagcactgggtttgattccccgcactacatgtaaataaataaaataaaggtccattgacaactattaaaaaaaaattaaatttcttggtCCGGTGTGCCTAGATTCTCAACATctcaggagtctgaggaagggtgatcacaagttcaagaccaacctcagcaacttagcaagacacagtctcaaagtttaaaaacaagggcgggggcagggctggggttgtggctcagctgtagagcactagcctagcatgttcagggtgctgggttctatcctcagggccacagaaaaataaaataaaggtattgtatccaactgcaactaaaacaaaatcattataaaaaaaggtgtgtgggggggcggcGCTGGGCATGTAGCTCTGTGACAAAGTGCTCcccaattcaatccccagtactgggagaaaaaaataaggtttcTACCCATTTTTATAtggataataaaattttaagtttccaGAATACAAAGTagtataaaattacatatatgaaattatatatatgtacatgtataatgtttttaaaattctacatatataatgtatatttaaatatgtatttgaaatagttttatgcctacatatattttattaaaatgagaacCTATACATCTATTTATCCACTGTTTACAATACTAGATGAATTGAGAACAAGAATAGTTGACTCAAGAaatcaaatttgatttttttcccattcctatTTGGTTGTCagtttgaatgattttttaattttgttttgaggtaggattcatttgtttatttcattatcagagaaaggaacagattcactgaaattttaaatacatataccGATCATCATTTTATTCTTGCATTATAGTGAGATGCAATAAGCGGGGCTATACAAAATTAACTGAATTTGTTGATAtgctaaagtaaaatattacaattttaaaGGTATGCCTATTTTCAgtgggaaaatattttacatattttttaataataattaagtattttctgttttttcccctcttgcAATGATGTCTCAAGGTAGTCAGTTTTTGTACTCAACTTTTGGCTATACCCTACTGGCAGCCATAGTAGAAAGAGCTTCAGGATATAAATATTTGGACTATATGCAGAAAATATTCCATGACTTGGATATGCTGACAACTGTGCAGGAAGAAAATGAGCCAGTGATTTACAATAGAGCAAGGTAAACAAATACCTTCTGGTGTGTCTAGCTATATATTGCATTTTAACACTGTGTTACCAATTAAAagtcaaattttctttgtttccattcCAAAATCAATTTGCCACATTTTGGGAGCTTTTCTGCATGTCTATTTTCCATTTATACagtgaggaaaataaaacatgtttgtaAAGTGCCCCAAGACACTTAGATAAaatatagcaataataatgtaAGCGCATGAATAAGTAAACCAAAATTTCACCCATCATGTGCATTTGTAATTTGCTCTTTTAATCACCCCTTTTCT is a window from the Urocitellus parryii isolate mUroPar1 chromosome 6, mUroPar1.hap1, whole genome shotgun sequence genome containing:
- the Lactb gene encoding serine beta-lactamase-like protein LACTB, mitochondrial isoform X3 — protein: MYRLLSAVRLQAATPGGRAWGCGRRGAHQRAGLPPLGNGWVGGLGLGLGLGLGLALGVKLAGGLRGAAPAQPPAAPDPEAWPQAVPLLEQSLAPRSPQTPASPHSQCFARAIESSRDLLHRIKDEVGAPGIVVGVSVDGKEVWSEGLGYADVENRVPCKPETVMRIASISKSLTMVALAKLWEAGKLDLDVPVQHYVPEFPEKEYEGEKVSVTTRLLISHLSGIRHYEKDMKKVKEEKAYKALKMMKGTMASDQEKELKEKGSKSNEKNDFSKAKSEQDNESKCRKHGKKKNDFEQGELYLKEKFENSIESLKLFKNDPLFFKPVSFCTQLLAIPYWQP